The Coccidioides posadasii str. Silveira chromosome 3, complete sequence genome contains a region encoding:
- the MRS6_1 gene encoding Rab proteins geranylgeranyltransferase component A, variant 2 (EggNog:ENOG410PGJ6~COG:O), which yields MGNWWVYRDEAQVETGSQEHAIRGLQCVPSSREDVFADDTLTMKSKRSLMKFLRYLGQSDGSESSSIEEGDFDTPFSTFLRSKFQVHSDLYYPLLCLCLSPHSISQTTAGYALPKIKRHLQSIGVFGPGFSSVVTKWGGASEIAQVACRACAVGGGVYALNRGIRSVGPPEQGSPDGDSSLRRVCLSDGETVCTRYIVGTPWDIPADTQKAELPTLTKVSRSVMIVSSPLEALFPPIAENGPVAAGTLVIFPGQQAAGEDAIDEPPLYLLLHSSDTGECPFGQCIIYASVLQPSSKGHPRIDSAVQQLLKSTDPVAEVLWKMQFTQLGDLGTDILPKDGLAGVDSQILVFPSPCLDLEFNDSMIDQVRHVWKDIMGADADENEFLVFENREAAQEENMSAS from the exons ATGGGGAACTGGTGGGTATATCGGGATGAAGCTCAAGTAGAGACAGGAAGCCAAGAACATGCCATTCGTGGCTTGCAGTGTGTACCAAGCAGCCGTGAAGACGTTTTTGCTGATGACACATTGACCATGAAATCCAAACGATCTTTGATGAAGTTTTTGAGATACCTAGGTCAGTCCGACGGAAGTGAGAGTTCGTCCATCGAAGAAGGTGACTTTGATACTCCGTTCTCAACCTTTCTCCGCTCCAAATTCCAGGTCCATTCGGATCTCTACTATCCCCTTCTTTGCTTATGTTTATCCCCGCATTCTATTTCCCAAACCACAGCTGGCTATGCTCTTCcaaaaatcaaaagacaCCTACAATCCATTGGTGTATTTGGGCCAGGATTTTCTTCTGTGGTTACTAAATGGGGTGGTGCCTCTGAGATCGCCCAGGTAGCCTGTCGAGCATGTGCAGTAGGCGGAGGCGTATACGCTTTAAACAGAGGAATAAGAAGCGTGGGACCTCCAGAACAGGGTTCGCCAGATGGAGATTCCAGTTTGCGAAGAGTGTGCTTGAGCGATGGAGAAACGGTATGTACTAGATATATCGTTGGCACTCCTTGGGATATTCCAGCAGATACACAGAAAGCAGAATTGCCCACCTTGACCAAGGTTTCGCGTTCTGTTATGATTGTGTCGTCGCCCCTAGAAGCTCTATTCCCTCCGATCGCCGAGAATGGCCCTGTTGCAGCCGGGACTCTCGTTATCTTTCCTGGTCAGCAAGCTGCCGGAGAAGATGCAATTGATGAACCACCATTATACTTGCTATTGCACTCTAGCGATACCGGTGAATGCCCTTTTGGTCAAT GTATAATATATGCGAGTGTTTTGCAACCATCCAGCAAGGGACACCCACGCATTGATTCAGCTGTGCAACAGCTCCTGAAATCAACTGACCCGGTGGCAGAAGTTCTTTGGAAAATGCAGTTCACCCAGCTCGGCGACCTTGGCACGGATATATTGCCGAAGGATGGACTCGCGGGCGTTGACAGTCAGATCCTGGTGTTTCCATCTCCGTGCCTTGACTTGGAGTTCAACGACAGCATGATCGATCAAGTCAGGCATGTGTGGAAGGACATTATGGGTGCAGATGCAGACGAGAACGAATTTCTCGTGTTTGAAAACCGAGAAGCTGCTCAAGAGGAAAATATGTCCGCTTCCTAG
- the ASPF3 gene encoding Peroxiredoxin Asp f3 (EggNog:ENOG410PP0P~COG:O~BUSCO:14929at33183), which produces MNSTRLSSLLALSHRSITSSVHSCGRSANARFTTSLPFSQRQLPRSYPTHCRHLTSPRYYATMASLKAGDSFPSDVVFSYIPWTPDNKDIKACGMPQNYEASKLWADKKVVLFSLPGAFTPTCSASHLPGYIQKLPQLKEKGVDVVAVLAFNDAWVMSAWGKANGVTGDDILFLSDPEAKFSKSIGWNAGERTGRYAMIIDHGQVTYAEIEPGREVTVSGADAVISKL; this is translated from the exons ATGAATTCCACCAgactctcttctcttcttgctctctccCACCGCTCTATAACCTCATCAGTCCACAGCTGTGGCCGGTCTGCCAACGCTCGATTCACCACCAGCCTCCCTTTCTCCCAGCGACAGCTTCCCCGCAGCTATCCGACCCACTGTAGACACCTAACCTCACCTCGCTACTACGCAACAATGGCCTCTCTCAAAGCTGGAGACAGCTTCCCTTCTGACGTTGTCTTCTC TTACATTCCATGGACACCTGACAATAAAGACATCAAAGCGTGTGGCATGCCACAGAACTACGAGGCTTCCAAGCTCTGGGCTGACAAGAAGGTTgtcctcttctctcttcccG GTGCCTTTACTCCTACCTGCTCCGCCAGCCATCTCCCCGGATACATCCAGAAGCTTCCTCAATTGAAGGAAAAGGGCGTTGACGTCGTTGCTGTCCTCGCATTCAACGATGCCTGGGTCATGAGCGCCTGGGGCAAGGCCAATGGCGTTACCGGAGATGATATC CTCTTCCTCAGCGACCCGGAAGCTAAGTTCTCAAAGAGCATTGGCTGGAACGCCGGCGAGCGAACTGGCCGATATGCTATGATTATCGATCATGGCCAGGTTACTTATGCTGAAATAGAGCCTGGTCGTGAAGTTACC GTCTCGGGCGCTGACGCCGTCATTTCCAAGTTGTAA
- the MRS6_1 gene encoding Rab proteins geranylgeranyltransferase component A (BUSCO:330551at4751~EggNog:ENOG410PGJ6~COG:O~BUSCO:5988at33183), whose translation MLGQNTLNDTTWDVLISGTGLPQSLLALALSRSGKKVLHIDKNDYYGGSEAAFSLQEAEHWVNKVGCEPNFGPFESASVWRSPSTEKKENGRLSFSRAYTLSLSPQLIYTRSKLLPSLVSSKVYRQLEFQAMGNWWVYRDEAQVETGSQEHAIRGLQCVPSSREDVFADDTLTMKSKRSLMKFLRYLGQSDGSESSSIEEGDFDTPFSTFLRSKFQVHSDLYYPLLCLCLSPHSISQTTAGYALPKIKRHLQSIGVFGPGFSSVVTKWGGASEIAQVACRACAVGGGVYALNRGIRSVGPPEQGSPDGDSSLRRVCLSDGETVCTRYIVGTPWDIPADTQKAELPTLTKVSRSVMIVSSPLEALFPPIAENGPVAAGTLVIFPGQQAAGEDAIDEPPLYLLLHSSDTGECPFGQCIIYASVLQPSSKGHPRIDSAVQQLLKSTDPVAEVLWKMQFTQLGDLGTDILPKDGLAGVDSQILVFPSPCLDLEFNDSMIDQVRHVWKDIMGADADENEFLVFENREAAQEENMSAS comes from the exons ATGCTCGGACAAAACACCCTTAATGATACCACCTGGGACGTCTTAATATCTGGGACTGGCCTCCCCCAGTCACTGCTTGCACT GGCGTTGTCGAGGTCTGGTAAAAAGGTCCTTCATATTGATAAAAATGACTATTATGGAGGCTCTGAAGCCGCCTTCAGCTTGCAGGAGGCAGAACACTGGGTAAACAAAGTTGGCTGCG AGCCGAATTTTGGCCCATTTGAGTCAGCGTCGGTATGGCGCTCTCCCTcaacagaaaaaaaagaaaatgggaGACTTTCTTTTTCGAGGGCATATACgctctctctttctcctcAGCTGATCTATACCCGCTCTAAACTACTCCCCAGCTTAGTATCTTCCAAGGTCTACCGCCAACTGGAGTTCCAAGCGATGGGGAACTGGTGGGTATATCGGGATGAAGCTCAAGTAGAGACAGGAAGCCAAGAACATGCCATTCGTGGCTTGCAGTGTGTACCAAGCAGCCGTGAAGACGTTTTTGCTGATGACACATTGACCATGAAATCCAAACGATCTTTGATGAAGTTTTTGAGATACCTAGGTCAGTCCGACGGAAGTGAGAGTTCGTCCATCGAAGAAGGTGACTTTGATACTCCGTTCTCAACCTTTCTCCGCTCCAAATTCCAGGTCCATTCGGATCTCTACTATCCCCTTCTTTGCTTATGTTTATCCCCGCATTCTATTTCCCAAACCACAGCTGGCTATGCTCTTCcaaaaatcaaaagacaCCTACAATCCATTGGTGTATTTGGGCCAGGATTTTCTTCTGTGGTTACTAAATGGGGTGGTGCCTCTGAGATCGCCCAGGTAGCCTGTCGAGCATGTGCAGTAGGCGGAGGCGTATACGCTTTAAACAGAGGAATAAGAAGCGTGGGACCTCCAGAACAGGGTTCGCCAGATGGAGATTCCAGTTTGCGAAGAGTGTGCTTGAGCGATGGAGAAACGGTATGTACTAGATATATCGTTGGCACTCCTTGGGATATTCCAGCAGATACACAGAAAGCAGAATTGCCCACCTTGACCAAGGTTTCGCGTTCTGTTATGATTGTGTCGTCGCCCCTAGAAGCTCTATTCCCTCCGATCGCCGAGAATGGCCCTGTTGCAGCCGGGACTCTCGTTATCTTTCCTGGTCAGCAAGCTGCCGGAGAAGATGCAATTGATGAACCACCATTATACTTGCTATTGCACTCTAGCGATACCGGTGAATGCCCTTTTGGTCAAT GTATAATATATGCGAGTGTTTTGCAACCATCCAGCAAGGGACACCCACGCATTGATTCAGCTGTGCAACAGCTCCTGAAATCAACTGACCCGGTGGCAGAAGTTCTTTGGAAAATGCAGTTCACCCAGCTCGGCGACCTTGGCACGGATATATTGCCGAAGGATGGACTCGCGGGCGTTGACAGTCAGATCCTGGTGTTTCCATCTCCGTGCCTTGACTTGGAGTTCAACGACAGCATGATCGATCAAGTCAGGCATGTGTGGAAGGACATTATGGGTGCAGATGCAGACGAGAACGAATTTCTCGTGTTTGAAAACCGAGAAGCTGCTCAAGAGGAAAATATGTCCGCTTCCTAG
- a CDS encoding uncharacterized protein (EggNog:ENOG410PHWG~COG:A~BUSCO:3112at33183), giving the protein MAAPNPPWQRKPQQPSKPEKRKAGPNANPQTRKRAKTHDARTLAVQSSEAALSKTGELDVSAFVAARQYEIRALEAGIRSAKNALTSRAFQKVPRALRRRTASHNVKRVPRRLRARAKREMIEDNTPTVTARRRKPTEQIRLRLETARRLQNLNARSKAGRAAKKSGADKAVPVMGDAEHTFDIAPRVPKIKKSKLSHPEKPPSKYKKRQRGKTWLPTHMFHAKRAHMTEPKAPLWRFAIPMTPTEKSYRPTHRVNSARGAIAWDMSYISTIGLEGREEGIEGLLKAIGVEGDAAWGNKGKKWRAGTRSLEMWVFERDGEKLPIAPVTLIWCAHDKLEDVEMVDAGKPVPANKLPKRKMFLRVHPSAFLQLWQELLKVSKIQRPPVLLEDLRFEIGSIELSGPGSTEALLAALTPVSPPESSSRPLGCPEEVWKSLLGLTNPASLPQNALLAFNTSDPRLRYPPRTVKPSDSEESLDRLSVLLSSWPPDATQSRPELFSRPARLTASRLLPSQKAISKRKALAPPGEYPSPKPTDPQIPVILLTSRPGCSSRTSNYQGRWTLLVPWKCVKPIWYSIMYYPLSSGGNPRFGGVHEQQQLAFESGESWFPGDFPGTQAGWAWEIRQRNLQKDLWERKPKGKRVEFDSIDLGNGRRGEIGRGWACDWEILVGKGTDGESKAAGSKNNIEKAEMSESSKSQSTVAPEKINSSSKDPEVPPLGIHHLTPSAASSILLEKAKSDCLPLSSQSLLEKPALATVRLSLVNRGTPAPRARIYRLPTTDPVLRNQWLSLLNNASPSGNVGKKTRKKGQSRSQKEQNTQPDPCSENSNSTVAIPTGVFSDSVETSRHPPPPDERDLIGFVTTGNYNLSAGRGTGIGVILANKIEAYTPPSLSSSSGLGDNPCTSPPTTLNIAKEKLARTCIVRAAGESVGRLGCWEI; this is encoded by the exons ATGGCTGCTCCCAACCCTCCGTGGCAGAGAAAACCCCAACAACCCTCGAAACCCGAAAAGCGCAAAGCTGGCCCCAACGCAAACCCCCAAACCCGCAAACGCGCCAAGACCCATGATGCGCGTACTCTGGCCGTACAGAGCTCCGAGGCTGCGCTCTCCAAGACCGGCGAGCTAGACGTATCCGCCTTCGTGGCGGCGAGGCAATACGAGATCCGTGCGCTGGAAGCGGGGATACGTAGTGCTAAAAATGCGTTGACAAGTCGCGCTTTTCAAAAAGTGCCGCGGGCTTTAAGGAGGAGGACGGCAAGTCATAATGTGAAGAGGGTGCCAAGGAGATTGAGGGCGAGGGCGAAGAGGGAG ATGATTGAGGATAACACGCCCACTGTCACTGCTCGCCGGCGTAAACCCACGGAACAAATACGGCTTCGTCTTGAGACAGCTCGACGCTTGCAGAATCTTAATGCTCGCTCGAAAGCGGGGAGAGCTGCGAAAAAATCAGGTGCTGATAAAGCGGTTCCTGTTATGGGTGATGCCGAACATACATTTGATATCGCCCCGCGCGTGCCGAAAATCAAAAAGAGCAAGCTCTCGCATCCTGAGAAGCCTCCGTCTAAATATAAGAAGCGGCAGCGGGGAAAAACATGGTTGCCGACACATATGTTTCATGCTAAACGGGCGCATATGACGGAACCAAAGGCTCCGTTATGGCGATTCGCTATTCCAATGACACCTACGGAGAAATCCTATAGGCCTACGCATCGTGTGAACAGTGCGAGAGGAGCTATTGCGTGGGATATGAGCTATATCTCTACTATCGGACTCGAAGGCAGGGAAGAGGGTATCGAAGGATTGCTAAAAGCCATTGGTGTGGAGGGGGATGCAGCATGGGGAAACAAAGGCAAAAAATGGAGAGCCGGGACTAGAAGCCTAGAGATGTGGGTATTCGAGAGGGATGGTGAAAAGCTGCCAATTGCACCAGTTACACTGATTTGGTGTGCCCACGATAAGTTGGAGGACGTTGAAATGGTCGATGCAGGCAAGCCTGTGCCGGCAAACAAGCTACCCAAGCGGAAAATGTTCCTTCGAGTACATCCCTCAGCCTTTCTACAGCTGTGGCAAGAGCTGTTGAAAGTGTCGAAGATACAAAGGCCACCAGTTTTGCTTGAAGATCTCCGTTTCGAGATTGGAAGCATTGAACTGTCGGGGCCCGGCTCAACCGAAGCTTTACTTGCCGCCCTCACACCTGTTTCGCCGCCGGAAAGCAGCAGCAGGCCTTTAGGCTGCCCCGAAGAAGTTTGGAAGTCCCTTCTCGGCCTAACCAATCCCGCTTCGCTCCCGCAAAATGCCCTTTTAGCTTTTAATACCTCTGACCCACGTCTACGATATCCTCCCCGGACGGTCAAGCCCTCTGACTCTGAGGAAAGTCTTGATCGTCTTTCTGTTCTCCTATCTTCTTGGCCTCCAGACGCAACGCAGTCGAGACCAGAACTATTTTCCCGTCCTGCCCGTCTCACAGCTTCGCGGCTTCTTCCCAGCCAAAAAGCCATTAGCAAAAGGAAGGCACTCGCACCACCTGGCGAATATCCATCACCGAAACCAACAGATCCGCAGATCCCAGTCATTCTTCTTACATCTCGCCCGGGTTGTTCATCGAGAACATCGAATTATCAAGGCCGTTGGACGCTCTTGGTCCCTTGGAAATGTGTGAAGCCAATATGGTATTCTATCATGTACTATCCACTCTCTTCTGGTGGTAATCCCAGGTTTGGCGGTGTCCATGAACAGCAACAGCTTGCGTTTGAATCTGGAGAGAGCTGGTTCCCGGGTGACTTTCCAGGAACACAGGCTGGGTGGGCGTGGGAGATCCGGCAGAGGAACCTGCAGAAAGACCTATGGGAGCGCAAGCCAAAGGGTAAACGAGTGGAGTTTGACAGTATTGACCTTGGGAACGGTAGACGCGGCGAGATTGGTCGTGGCTGGGCCTGCGATTGGGAGATACTTGTTGGAAAGGGGACAGATGGAGAAAGTAAAGCTGCAGGCTCAAAAAACAATATCGAAAAAGCGGAGATGAGCGAAAGCTCTAAGAGCCAGAGCACGGTTGCTCCGGAGAAGATCAACTCCAGTTCAAAGGATCCCGAAGTTCCTCCTCTCGGAATCCATCACCTTACGCCCTCGGCTGCATCTTCTATCCTTCTGGAAAAGGCCAAGTCTGACTGTCTTCCATTATCTTCGCAATCTCTCTTAGAAAAACCGGCCCTCGCAACTGTAAGGCTTAGCTTGGTCAACCGCGGGACTCCTGCCCCTCGTGCACGGATCTATCGTCTTCCGACAACCGACCCTGTACTTCGAAACCAATGGCTTTCGCTCCTGAACAACGCATCGCCTTCAGGAAATGTGGGCAAAAAGACTCGCAAAAAAGGGCAGTCTCGAAGCCAAAAAGAGCAGAATACTCAACCAGACCCGTGCAGTGAGAATTCCAACAGCACGGTTGCTATTCCGACCGGAGTGTTTTCAGACTCAGTTGAGACATCCCGCCACCCCCCACCTCCGGATGAACGGGACTTGATTGGTTTTGTGACAACTGGGAACTACAACCTGAGTGCTGGTAGGGGAACAGGCATTGGTGTGATACTTGCAAACAAGATAGAGGCTTATACACCACCGTCTCTGTCGTCTTCGTCGGGACTGGGAGATAATCCGTGCACAAGCCCGCCTACTACGCTGAACATTGCAAAGGAAAAGCTAGCACGAACGTGTATTGTGAGAGCAGCTGGTGAGAGTGTCGGGAGATTAGGTTGCTGGGAGATTTAA
- a CDS encoding uncharacterized protein (EggNog:ENOG410PQWT~COG:S~BUSCO:15304at33183) — translation MGAGGSKLSETSGGSRHVFRSETPVQFSQNLVESLQSSSETDSSRAQTIELHIQNRVAEELKRIQARETQTLADLEQRLAETTQSSAFTDQSTSLDAPRVPFAGPETAGFPQDLDQDAARRELSSQQVALEIEALREKLAARRKVKEVDAGVEKAREDVVNCLRGKEKRPLDCWAEVDTFKKEVARLEKDWVKKVIG, via the exons ATGGGAGCAGGCGGATCTAAACTCTCAGAAACGAGCGGAGGCTCGAGACATGTTTTTAGGAG CGAAACTCCAGTTCAATTCTCCCAGAATCTTGTTGAATCTTTACAATCGAGTTCAGAG ACCGACTCCTCCCGTGCCCAAACCATAGAACTCCACATCCAAAACCGCGTCGCAGAGGAACTAAAACGTATCCAAGCCCGCGAAACTCAGACTCTTGCAGACCTCGAACAACGCCTCGCAGAAACTACTCAGTCATCAGCCTTCACAGACCAATCCACATCCCTTGACGCACCCCGCGTACCTTTCGCCGGCCCTGAAACCGCCGGATTCCCCCAAGATCTCGACCAAGATGCTGCGAGACGGGAGCTAAGCAGCCAGCAGGTGGCGCTAGAGATTGAAGCGCTGCGGGAGAAACTCGCTGCGAGACGGAAGGTCAAGGAGGTCGATGCCGGCGTGGAGAAGGCGAGGGAGGACGTTGTCAACTGTTTGAgagggaaggaaaagaggcCGCTCGACTGCTGGGCTGAAGTGGATACATTCAAGAAGGAAGTTGCTCGATTAGAGAAAGACTGGGTGAAGAAGGTCATTGGCTAG
- a CDS encoding uncharacterized protein (EggNog:ENOG410PIHA~COG:U~TransMembrane:9 (o25-43i92-110o122-138i234-254o260-277i289-311o331-354i423-442o448-466i)~MEROPS:MER0052372~BUSCO:7328at33183), whose translation MSLPTSLSEAIEGFLYGFDIAKPLIPTYTHLLISALFCIYVGAHASLSRPSSTAIPPKKKCKRCTEHSEDEDDTDDEGGILQKMEGFDPSDAIMLPIMSGLTLGGLYLLLKHFDPAVLNKVLNWYFAHAGLIFTTAFIKDGFSVIRSFVFPELYTSRGSAWKANQEKRIFIEIIRDKGSMAAPRTRVSPLPGFLGILYLPGCLRASLWHIRGLVYQKATLRAHIRSVFSARTRFTILDVLSVVVALCVVGYSAFVARPWWLINFLGFGFSYGALQFLSPTTFATGSLILGSLFFYDIYFVFYTPMMVTVAQKLDLPIKLLFPRPPTKEDPSAIALAMLGLGDIVVPGTVIGLALRFDLYLHYLRKHSTLTGTGADADSRPKYVTATGGWGERFWSSIKSALRLPDKESSYFEAKAFRKTYFKAGMAGYMLGMLATLVAMQLSNHPQPALLYLVPGVLSSIWLTALVKGDIPVMWNFSDGLDDEEGKDSKKDKKDNGQDRPKASFAGLFKQLIFGEPKSETDKAKFKDRQGEGEGEATNKCAKTAEEDNTSPSIDLVSFSISVPRKKTRQSHSANLDPKTFTQSVSPRFESSGISSSSALVEDVGEAPPKKRRTQ comes from the coding sequence ATGTCCCTCCCGACCTCCTTGTCGGAGGCCATTGAGGGTTTTCTCTATGGATTTGATATCGCCAAACCGCTTATACCAACATACACCCACTTACTGATCTCGGCTCTATTTTGCATATATGTCGGTGCCCATGCTTCACTTTCAAGGCCTTCGTCCACGGCCATACCACCGAAAAAGAAATGCAAACGCTGTACGGAACAcagtgaagatgaagatgatacAGATGACGAAGGGGGCATACTGCAAAAGATGGAAGGATTTGACCCTTCGGATGCGATTATGCTTCCTATAATGTCCGGGTTGACTCTTGGGGGCTTATACCTCCTGCTCAAGCATTTCGACCCAGCAGTTTTGAACAAGGTGCTCAATTGGTACTTCGCACATGCTGGTCTTATATTCACGACTGCGTTTATAAAAGACGGCTTCTCTGTGATAAGATCATTTGTGTTCCCTGAGCTCTATACTTCCCGTGGCTCTGCGTGGAAGGCAAACCAGGAGAAGCGAATATTTATAGAGATTATTAGAGATAAGGGGTCGATGGCGGCCCCTCGAACACGGGTCTCGCCTTTGCCTGGGTTTCTCGGGATTCTTTATCTTCCGGGCTGTCTTCGTGCATCGCTCTGGCACATTCGCGGTCTCGTTTACCAAAAAGCCACCCTCCGTGCCCATATCCGTTCGGTCTTCAGCGCCAGGACTCGGTTTACCATACTTGATGTCTTGAGTGTTGTCGTCGCTCTGTGCGTAGTTGGATACTCCGCCTTTGTCGCGCGGCCATGGTGGCTGATCAATTTCCTGGGATTCGGCTTTTCATACGGCGCCCTCCAGTTCTTGTCGCCTACTACCTTTGCTACCGGAAGCTTGATACTCGGCTCTTTATTCTTTTACGACATCTATTTCGTATTTTATACTCCCATGATGGTCACGGTCGCGCAAAAGCTGGATTTACCGATAAAGCTCCTATTTCCACGACCGCCCACCAAGGAGGATCCTAGCGCCATTGCCCTGGCGATGCTTGGTTTGGGAGATATTGTGGTCCCAGGCACAGTGATTGGACTAGCATTGAGGTTCGATCTTTACCTACATTATCTACGGAAGCACTCTACCTTGACCGGAACCGGAGCCGATGCTGATTCCCGACCTAAATACGTCACCGCGACGGGCGGATGGGGCGAGCGCTTCTGGTCAAGCATAAAGTCGGCCCTAAGGCTTCCAGATAAGGAATCGTCATATTTTGAGGCAAAGGCATTCCGCAAAACATATTTTAAAGCAGGGATGGCCGGCTATATGCTTGGAATGTTGGCTACGCTGGTAGCAATGCAGTTATCTAATCATCCACAACCTGCATTGCTGTATCTTGTTCCTGGTGTGTTGAGCTCAATTTGGCTTACAGCGCTTGTGAAGGGAGATATTCCGGTTATGTGGAATTTTTCGGATGGTTTGGACGACGAGGAGGGTAAAGATAGCAAGAAGGACAAAAAGGACAATGGACAGGATCGCCCCAAGGCCTCTTTCGCAGGTCTATTTAAGCAACTCATATTTGGCGAACCTAAATCAGAAACGGACAAAGCCAAGTTCAAAGATCGCCAAGGGGAAGGGGAAGGGGAAGCAACCAATAAATGTGCAAAGACCGCAGAGGAGGATAACACTTCCCCGTCTATCGACCTTGTTTCTTTCTCTATTTCTGTACCCCGGAAGAAGACACGCCAAAGTCATTCAGCTAATCTCGATCCCAAAACCTTTACGCAATCCGTGTCTCCGAGGTTTGAATCAAGTGGTATCTCAAGTTCCTCCGCCCTTGTGGAGGACGTCGGTGAAGCTCCACCCAAAAAGCGGAGAACTCAATAA
- the CYP1 gene encoding heme binding (EggNog:ENOG410PMZB~COG:O~BUSCO:15418at33183) translates to MATDVVIDTTMGSITVELYNDHAPKTCKNFSTLAQRGYYNNVIFHRIIPDFMVQTGDPTGTGRGGSSIYGEKFEDEINPSLKHTGAGVLSMANSGPNTNGSQFFITLAPTPWLDGKHTIFGRVKSGMRVVQRMGLVKTDADDRPVDQVKILKARVVEETGDE, encoded by the exons ATGGCTACAGATGTGGTTATTGATACTACCATG GGCTCCATCACTGTTGAGCTCTACAATGACCATGCACCAAAG ACATGCAAAAACTTTTCCACCTTAGCACAACGAGGCTATTACAATAATGTCATCTTCCATCGCATTATCCCCGACTTCATGGTCCAGACCGGGGATCCTACCGGCACAGGTCGCGGCGGAAGCTCCATTTACGGCGAGAAATTCGAGGACGAGATCAATCCATCCTTGAAACATACTGGTGCAGGTGTTTTGAGTATGGCAAATAGTGGACCGAATACTAACGGGAGCCAGTTTTTCATTACACTGGCGCCTACACCGTGGTTGGATGGAAAGCATACAATATTTGGCCGGGTGAAGAGCGGGATGAGGGTAGTGCAACGAATGGGACTTGTGAAAACCGATGCGGATGATAGACCAGTGGATCAGGTCAAAATTTTGAAGGCGAGGGTCGTCGAAGAGACTGGTGATGAGTGA